GAAGATGAGACTCCTTGAGATGAATAAGAAAACAGCCATGGACTGGAAATCTCGTGTTGATGATCTGACTCGGCAGTTGCAGGAGTCACAATTAGTGACCGAGGGTTTGAAAAAACAGGTGCAtgagctttctctctctcgGAAATCGACTCGCTCTGTTTCTCCTCATGAAGCCAGAGATCTGGAAAAGGCTGAAATGAGGCTTTTGAAAAAGGAGCTGAAGTTTCAGAAGAAACGTGAAAAGCACTTCAATGAAGTGGCTGAGTTTGAAAAATATCGAAGGGAGTTTCAGGCAGAAGAGCTGGGTCGGTTAAAACGTGAGTTCGGTGGTTTTACAAATCGCATGAATCTTCTGGGTGAGTATTTTTCTAGAGACGTTGAAGGTACAGCTGCTCTTGCAAAGGTTTGTTTATGCCATAAATTTCTTACTCTATTCCTTCCCATCTTAATTTAATATTCTGCTTGatgatttgatatttgataCTTTCTTTGCTCCCGGGTTTCAGACATTAGGCTACATGATGGATCTGTTCTGAATGACATGGTAAATTAAAAAGAATCCTGTTTTTCTATTTATCCTAGGTTTATGATTGTGGCTTAAAGCATTCTTAGTTTAGCTGAAATAGTCAGTTGAAGTTATCTGAGTATGAACACTTAGGCTCTAGTCTGTTGAAGTTGTTAGTGTCATTGAATCTTACTATAGGTAGATTATTCACAACATATATCGCCTTTATACTTTGGATCATTTTAATTCCTTACTACTTTACTTATGTTTCATTCCATTGCTTTTTAGGTGGAAGGCCGCAGGAAACCCCCAAAGAACCGTAGTGGTGAAAATAATTCTGACGCAAGATGCCATTTGGGAGCCAACCCTGGTTCTCAGGACCAAGCTTGCAAGTTTTCTGCCCAGTTAATCGCTAAAGCTGGACGGGGCGTGAGTGAGTCTGTCTCCGATCCTATTTCTCAATTGGATTCTCCTACTGGAGGGTCTAGAGAGTTACTGACTTCTGGAGTAGTTTCCAGCGCAATATCTTTTTCTGAGGGGGAGTTACTGGCCTCACAGGGAAGAGAGCAGTTCGCTTTTACTACTACAGCAGAAAATATCCAACCAACAAAATCAAGTATGTTCCAGAAAGTCGATACCGGGAAAAATGGAAAGCTCTGTTTTGTGGCTGAAAACTGTGTTCAAAGCGGTCAAAAAGATAGGCATGAGGTAGTTAATGAGCACTctcgaaaaagaaaaagattgtCAGAGGCAATGGAGTCACGTAAGCATCTGTCATCTGATGATAAAAAGAAGAATCTACAGATTAGAGAGAAGCTGGGTGCCTTGCAGTCTATGGTAGCAGAAACTGGGTACAAGCCTTTAAGAGAGAAAGAAACTTTGGTTTCTTGTCAGAAGAAGACAGTTATGCAGAATTCTATTGAGTTTAACCGGTTAACCAAGACTCGAGGTAATAAAGCTGAAATTACACAAGTGGCTGGGAAAACTATGTGCCTCTCTACTGCTAAAGGACATGACGCGGCAACATTATTTCTGGAGGAAGATGCTGCTACAGATTATATGAAATTGCTGGAGTTGGATCAACCAGAAGATGAAATTTATTACAAGATTGCAAGAGAGTCGCTCATGTCCCCTGATCTTCCGCAGGTAAACTTTTTGGGTGATGAGATTATGAATGAGGACAAAAATCCTACTACTGCTCTTGACTTGGTTGCTAGTAGTGAAGCTTATAGTCTCAACACTGAGAATGCTTCAGTGACAGTCAAAATGCCACCTGAGTCGCCAACATCGGATGGTCATATTCTTAAACACTTTGTTGTGTTTTCAAATACTGAAGACCAGAACAGTATCATCAAAATCTTCCATGCTGCAAACAGTTGTGCTCAGCGATGCCCATCAGTTGCTACAGCACAGTGGGCAGTGCCCGCGATTCTGTTCTCTTTGAAAATGGAAGACAACCTTTTAGCACGGTATGTTATTATCCTCTCTAATGTGTTTTCATTTCGTAATGTTGATATATAGTAATTCTTTCAACTCCATTAGTAAACTAGTGTTTGGGTGCTAATATATGCCTTTGTTTTTCTCAGGGAAAGGGCATGTGTGTTCCTCTCCTTGCTGCTTCATAACTTCTCTATGGTTTCCTCGATGAACATTGGGAACACTCTGGATCATGATTCTTGCGCCTGCTTAGATTCTTTCTCGAAGCATATATGTAGTGGTATGTCCCTAATcccttttccttttcttgtttttcttctcaAAACTGAATATTTCAGTCTGCTATTGATTTGATGTTTAAATTAACTGAACTTGGAATTCTATTGTGTAGTTATGGCTGATACTGAAGCTGGAGGTATTCTAACCAAATTTTTGGAAGAACTCCTTAGCCTTCTTAAGGCCCTCCTTTCAGAGCAGAGGGTATTGTATTCTGCTAAATCCTCAGAAACAACTGAATCTGGTTTTAGCATTCATGTCACCTTGAATGGAGAAAATGTAGCTCTCTTCAGCAGAGTAGCTCTAACTGATCATTTGGTGGCTGGAAGTGCTATTTTGGCAGCAATATGTACTGCAGTGGATCGTGTTGGACTTATCCGTGAAGTTTCCTTTGAACTCCTGCACAGACACAGTCATGAGAAAACCCCAGTACCACTGACCATTCTTCACGTTTTTGCTTACATTGCTGGAGAGAAAATGATGTCCTCTAGTGATCATAACATTTCAAATGCAGTGTtgaaatccattgtgatgtttCTAGAGAACAGACATTTTGGCACTGTGGAGGGAAGTTCTAAGTTGCATCCGGGCAAGAACAAGTGTCCATTCTCAGACAAGTCTTCCTCGCTGGAGGCTATGGGATCTATGCTCATGGAAATTGTTCAGGAGTTTGCTCACTCTAATACTGTGCATCAGAGCTTGATTGAGTTTAGGCCGGCACACAAAGGGTTCCAGTGCGTATTGGGCAGGGATCAAAGTGTTACTTTATATGACATTCTGTCATTGGTGGACCTTATTGCTTGTTACACGGTATGTAGTTAAAAACTTTTCAAAAGCATTTACAACCTTCACTTGATGTTTTGTTAATCTATTGTACCAGTTTgatcttatatatttataaatgtaggCATGGAACTGGACTAGTGCAAACATTGTTTCTCCACTGCTAAAGACGCTGGGAATGCCATTGCCAACAAACGTTTCTGTTGCAGTCATCTCCCTTCTTGGCCAACTTAGCAGGTAACATTTTATTAGTTTGTCTCTTTATACAGAACCAAAATGATGTAACAATATCcatttctctctttttgttttggatATTGCAGTATTGGAGTGGATGCTGGTGGCTATGAAAATGAAGGAATATCAAACTTGAGAGAGAAACTGTCATCATTTCTGCAGTGTGAGACAACACTAGAAGCTGGTTTTGGAGTTCAGATAGCAACTGTGAGCTCCCTCTTGAAGACGCTTCAGCTGGATCTCGCAATAGTCTTTCAAGGCGAAACCACTAAGCTTCCGGATTGTGGCGACCAAAGCTCATCTGTTCCAGCCAATATGGTCGCCAAGTGGTTCTCTTTATTGAGCGACGAACAGCGAGCTTTCGCAACCGAGTTCTTACAAACCTGTTGTTAGATAATTCCTTAGTTGAAAAATTCATCAAAAGCAGTACAATTTTGGATATGTCTCTCACTgcttgattcttcttcttcattgacTGATGTTTTTTCAAGGATGGAGATATTAAAGAAGCTTGCACTGAGGTTCCAAAGTTTAtactttttgtattttcttaaccGGCCTAAACTGAACGAAGAATGTTACGTAGGTTTGTTTTAATAGAGTTTAGTTTCAGACAAAACCTAATCAATCACACCACCACAAGCAAAGATTGTAATATCAAGATTCAAGATAGTAAGCACACAAACTAAAATGCTTGCTATCAAGATCCAAAACCCATAGACATCACTTGTATATATTTGTTAGAACATTTAATATGAAAACCATTTTCAATCCATCAACCAATCTTTGTTGGGATACTCTGTTCATGTCTGAAGAAATTCTCAGGATCAAACTCACCCTTAATCTTAACCAACCTCTCGAAGTTCCCCTTGAAATACTTAGTCCCCCACTCTCTAGCATCACTCTCTTCCTCGTTCACCCCCAAATCAAGATCCCTGTAATTCACATACGCACGTCTCGGGTTCTTCGACACATACTTCTCCATGTAACTATACATCTCCCTCATCCACTTCATATGCCTCTCGTCGCTTGCCTTCCCATCTGACCAAGACGATAGCCACTGAATCTTGAACAAGGTCCCTTTCCTGTGAGGGAATGGTATCTCTGACTCAGCAATCCTCGACATCATTCCTCCGTAAGGGTTCCATATCGTTAACGGTGAATCCTCTTCAAGAAGCTTCTTCCATAGTCCTTCCAAGCCTTCTACAGGTATTGGCTCTTCCACAAAGTCTGACTTGGCCTTGAAGTAGCTCTTGAAGAGTGATTTTCCATCGAGTAAAGCCTCCGGTGCTGCGCTGTTTGGGAATCCAGCAATGTACATTACTGATTTGATCCAGCTCATTTCGGTGCAGTCCTTCTTGGTTAGTCCTAGCTCAGGGAAACTCTTCTGCATCACCTGTTAAATAAAAGTCGGGGTCGAATTTGTCAAATTGAAAAGTTTACcacccaaaaagaaaaaaacatacttTGGAGGTTTTACATTTAGACCCCTGAACTTTACAAAATTCTAATTTCCATCCTGTTAAAATTTTTACTCAGGTtcgaatttttttcatattaaaaaatttagtagcCAAAaataggggtgggcaaaaaaaccgaaccgaaccgatcgaACTGAACcgaccgaaccgaaattgattcgaaccaaaccaaagtctATTTCAAATCATTCGGTTGAAGATTTTCCCAACCCGAACGGTTCAGTTCAGTTCagtttaaaccgaaccgaaccgataaacCGAAGtgttttatagttatttaaattaaaaatattagtaatatatattaaaatcctAAGATTAAGCCCACGTAATTTCCTTTGCACGAAGGAAATcctaatataatttgatttccATGACACTAATATAATTTGTTATACGGTTTCATGCTTTTGTGTAACCATTATTGTATTTCTCTCAAAGACGTGTTctgttttcaaattttgttaGTGAAAAGAACAATATGGAATCATGGGTGTATAGTTATagtaaaaatatagataaatacTCGTATAGTATATGTATAACATATACTAATTATTGATTCGTTGCAGCTTTTTTTGATGATATCACATGGAAGATGATTcattacatgttttttttaattcttaatgCTATAAGAGacaaaaattgttttttctttctttttatttagttaattttagtTTGATTGAAttcttataaagttataaactatatttgtaactttttaaaaggtttttattttggttttatattgaatttaatttacatacttaattttttattatgacCAACACAATTATTTCATGACAAccatacatttatatattaaaacatgatTTCTTGTACAATAAATAAACTAAGAGAAATCCGAttaaactgaaccgaaccgaaatacaaACCGAATCGAATATGAACCAAAccgaatataaaccgaaccgaacataaccgaaccgaaatcgatccaaaccaaactaactatggtttaCTTCAGCTGGAAAAATTctagaaccgaactaaccaaatcgaaccgaactcgaaccgaaccgataaaataaccgaagtgcccacccctagccaaaaagatgtatatataatactttgGAGGTTTTAAATTTAGACCCCTaaactttatataattaaaatttcaac
This DNA window, taken from Brassica napus cultivar Da-Ae unplaced genomic scaffold, Da-Ae ScsIHWf_232;HRSCAF=398, whole genome shotgun sequence, encodes the following:
- the LOC125600618 gene encoding uncharacterized protein LOC125600618, whose translation is MAANAPPELASGNSCCIAWQGKYLGMKKRRDACKEAIEILQKAMGAANDEKTNLQKKLREMSDSMDTKENDSGEKGSLEKEVSDLKSEKFSLQQRLERNIQEKSEEIKILRDQASSREKEISELKNLLKKETSRADNSEEEREQVCKELNKAKALLVKYEDIKPDVPELKEEINLVKSLLVSERQKAESERKKAESEKKRAVQYLSELEVLRATAHKTSSDLLTSTSTLETLKKQLESEKQKTLKERKRADMESAKAKEQMKLAEGLSKKFEIIRVRNEELKKEAELQTARSKVKFAENSAKLEEKMRLLEMNKKTAMDWKSRVDDLTRQLQESQLVTEGLKKQVHELSLSRKSTRSVSPHEARDLEKAEMRLLKKELKFQKKREKHFNEVAEFEKYRREFQAEELGRLKREFGGFTNRMNLLGEYFSRDVEGTAALAKVEGRRKPPKNRSGENNSDARCHLGANPGSQDQACKFSAQLIAKAGRGVSESVSDPISQLDSPTGGSRELLTSGVVSSAISFSEGELLASQGREQFAFTTTAENIQPTKSSMFQKVDTGKNGKLCFVAENCVQSGQKDRHEVVNEHSRKRKRLSEAMESRKHLSSDDKKKNLQIREKLGALQSMVAETGYKPLREKETLVSCQKKTVMQNSIEFNRLTKTRGNKAEITQVAGKTMCLSTAKGHDAATLFLEEDAATDYMKLLELDQPEDEIYYKIARESLMSPDLPQVNFLGDEIMNEDKNPTTALDLVASSEAYSLNTENASVTVKMPPESPTSDGHILKHFVVFSNTEDQNSIIKIFHAANSCAQRCPSVATAQWAVPAILFSLKMEDNLLARERACVFLSLLLHNFSMVSSMNIGNTLDHDSCACLDSFSKHICSVMADTEAGGILTKFLEELLSLLKALLSEQRVLYSAKSSETTESGFSIHVTLNGENVALFSRVALTDHLVAGSAILAAICTAVDRVGLIREVSFELLHRHSHEKTPVPLTILHVFAYIAGEKMMSSSDHNISNAVLKSIVMFLENRHFGTVEGSSKLHPGKNKCPFSDKSSSLEAMGSMLMEIVQEFAHSNTVHQSLIEFRPAHKGFQCVLGRDQSVTLYDILSLVDLIACYTAWNWTSANIVSPLLKTLGMPLPTNVSVAVISLLGQLSSIGVDAGGYENEGISNLREKLSSFLQCETTLEAGFGVQIATVSSLLKTLQLDLAIVFQGETTKLPDCGDQSSSVPANMVAKWFSLLSDEQRAFATEFLQTCC